The Luteolibacter rhizosphaerae genome window below encodes:
- a CDS encoding transglutaminase-like domain-containing protein, whose product MNRLPTLLITAALLFWGAITDRWWPGIACAFLVQAAAWSRLRWDFGERASLIAWRLSVLFLVIAMVLVMMQPGPRITTMSRVFTWLPVVLLPLLFVQIYGTSASLSLGTFSMMVRRRREHSEKFGLPYRDVRFGFDKVYLCATLLASALGQNADTLWFYPGLVILVAWAIIAHVGRGWQGATMATSFALLAAAAAGIGGQKGLTALYHYLTIGRSSPGSGSSVGERTTSFGNLGEIKQSQEILWRILPEKGPLPRLLRVASYNRWDSPTWRAVLPKDAGNETADFQSPNFQDDPLKPGDDLAGYHLCPPDLISPEAAISPDLPRFRLRGEIETAGQFGLLPLPADTASLQEFLAAEFERNSFGTFRVEPSQPVCDARVLWHESFATEKPPWVSVIRRQTGPLEIKPDTEVPERELRVIRQIAGELNLYEGSVEDKITKLAHYFYNNFRYTRYNSIPGSLHKWMERDKKVSGYIGETRRATYLGVFLEETKAGHCEFFATAAALLLREAGVPTRYVSGFAVAERNPKSGEMIIRGVHAHAWCRAWDEENRRWLDVDLTPADWTGLETPRKGAFQGFQDWAQLLKEDLLIWRDKPGHMLIITIILIAPIGIGLAFVGRSLWRSRKVLEDERKKHAPSKAPQTALASLEKPARKILGERPAGKPLGPWLMPLATRLRQPEVLSQALALHHRLRFDPGENSPALTGELQVLVADIRKQLASR is encoded by the coding sequence ATGAACCGCCTGCCCACGCTCCTGATCACCGCCGCCCTGCTTTTCTGGGGCGCGATCACGGACCGTTGGTGGCCGGGGATTGCCTGCGCTTTCCTGGTTCAAGCGGCGGCATGGTCACGGCTGCGCTGGGATTTCGGCGAGCGGGCTTCGCTGATTGCATGGCGGCTTTCGGTGCTGTTCCTCGTCATCGCGATGGTGCTGGTGATGATGCAGCCGGGCCCGCGGATCACGACCATGTCGCGGGTCTTCACCTGGCTGCCGGTGGTGCTGTTGCCGCTTCTCTTCGTGCAGATCTACGGCACCTCCGCCTCGCTCTCGCTCGGCACCTTTTCGATGATGGTCCGGCGGCGGCGCGAGCATTCGGAGAAATTCGGCCTGCCGTACCGCGACGTGCGCTTCGGCTTCGATAAGGTCTACCTCTGCGCCACGCTGCTGGCCTCCGCGCTGGGGCAGAATGCGGATACCCTTTGGTTCTACCCGGGTCTGGTGATCCTTGTGGCGTGGGCGATCATCGCTCATGTGGGCAGAGGCTGGCAAGGTGCCACGATGGCGACTTCCTTCGCGCTTCTGGCGGCGGCCGCTGCAGGGATCGGGGGGCAGAAAGGGCTCACCGCACTTTATCACTACCTCACCATCGGCCGCTCCAGCCCGGGCTCGGGGAGCAGTGTGGGCGAGCGGACGACCTCCTTCGGGAATCTCGGGGAGATCAAGCAGTCGCAGGAGATCCTGTGGCGGATCCTCCCGGAAAAAGGCCCGCTGCCGCGCTTGCTGCGGGTGGCGTCCTACAATCGCTGGGATTCACCGACATGGCGGGCGGTTCTTCCGAAGGACGCCGGGAACGAGACCGCGGATTTCCAATCGCCGAACTTCCAAGATGACCCGCTCAAGCCCGGCGATGACCTGGCCGGCTATCATCTCTGCCCGCCCGATCTCATCTCGCCGGAAGCCGCTATTTCCCCGGACCTGCCGCGCTTCCGTCTCCGCGGTGAGATCGAAACCGCGGGGCAATTCGGTCTACTGCCCCTGCCTGCGGATACGGCGAGCCTCCAGGAATTCCTCGCAGCCGAATTTGAGCGCAATTCCTTCGGCACCTTCCGGGTTGAGCCTTCCCAGCCGGTCTGCGACGCCCGGGTTCTGTGGCACGAGTCCTTCGCCACCGAGAAACCTCCCTGGGTGTCGGTGATCCGGAGGCAGACCGGACCCTTGGAGATCAAGCCCGACACCGAAGTCCCGGAGCGGGAATTGCGGGTGATCCGCCAGATCGCCGGCGAGCTCAACCTCTACGAAGGCAGCGTGGAGGATAAGATAACCAAGCTGGCTCATTACTTTTATAATAACTTCCGCTACACCCGCTATAACTCGATCCCCGGCTCGCTGCACAAATGGATGGAGCGCGATAAGAAGGTGAGCGGGTATATCGGTGAAACCAGGCGCGCCACCTATCTCGGTGTATTCTTGGAAGAAACCAAAGCGGGACACTGCGAATTCTTCGCCACCGCGGCGGCTCTCTTGCTCCGCGAGGCCGGGGTGCCCACCCGTTATGTTTCGGGGTTTGCGGTCGCCGAGCGCAATCCCAAGAGCGGTGAGATGATCATCCGCGGTGTCCATGCACACGCTTGGTGCCGGGCTTGGGACGAGGAGAACCGGCGCTGGCTCGATGTCGACCTGACCCCGGCGGACTGGACCGGCCTTGAGACCCCGCGGAAAGGGGCCTTCCAAGGGTTTCAGGACTGGGCTCAGCTCTTGAAGGAGGACCTCCTCATCTGGCGCGACAAACCGGGCCACATGCTGATCATCACGATTATCCTGATCGCCCCGATCGGCATTGGCCTCGCGTTTGTGGGCCGCAGTCTCTGGCGTTCCCGGAAAGTCCTTGAAGACGAGCGGAAGAAGCACGCTCCCTCCAAGGCACCGCAAACCGCCTTGGCCTCGCTGGAGAAGCCCGCCCGCAAGATCTTGGGCGAGCGCCCGGCCGGGAAACCGCTGGGGCCTTGGCTGATGCCCTTGGCTACCCGCCTTCGCCAACCCGAAGTCCTTTCACAGGCCTTGGCCCTTCACCATCGGCTACGTTTCGATCCCGGTGAAAACAGCCCCGCGCTCACCGGCGAGCTCCAAGTTCTCGTGGCCGATATTCGGAAGCAACTTGCGTCCCGCTAG
- a CDS encoding DUF58 domain-containing protein — protein sequence MPAEPPPSAPQPSWLSQYFRGHQYWFYSRGTALNYFLRRRIRPAGIGLLIVIVVATGAAAGSAEPPVFQTFSLACGLSLVSLIAVLFRRAKVEAHREMPAHATAGQPFTYHVTLRNLRGKDLRRIELSETPSDPRPSEELFLHSREPGEEKRNLYDRWLAYYRWNWLCEMRRLFEGGRSETVDRVKANAVLKVPVSMTPRRRGLIRLNDLRILLPDPLGLFQRCRKVPAPASSLAVLPKRYPLPRFELPGSARFQPGGEATARHAGATGEFTGLRDYQPGDPLRLIHWATWARTGKPVVKELEDTFFPRHGLILDTFPAVGDDTLFEEAVSVAASFVVAVDARESLIDLMFIAGHERVVTAGQGIARAETLLEVLAGVESSPREDFDSLAKLVQRHADDLAGCLCVFSGWSPNRARLLQRLNRAGIETSAVILCRDKPGAIPRCHFVRTGDLANELMKLPRQL from the coding sequence ATGCCCGCCGAGCCGCCACCATCCGCCCCGCAGCCCAGTTGGCTCAGCCAATATTTCCGCGGGCACCAGTACTGGTTCTACTCCCGCGGCACGGCCTTGAACTACTTCCTCCGCCGCCGGATCCGACCGGCGGGGATCGGCCTGCTGATCGTGATCGTCGTCGCCACCGGGGCGGCCGCGGGCAGTGCGGAGCCGCCGGTGTTCCAGACCTTCTCGCTCGCCTGCGGTCTGTCGCTGGTTTCCTTGATCGCGGTGCTGTTCCGGCGGGCGAAGGTAGAGGCGCATCGTGAGATGCCCGCCCACGCCACCGCGGGCCAGCCCTTCACCTATCACGTCACCCTGCGCAATTTGCGGGGCAAGGATCTGAGGCGGATCGAGCTCAGTGAAACGCCCTCCGATCCCCGTCCGAGCGAGGAACTCTTCCTTCACAGCCGCGAGCCCGGGGAGGAGAAGCGCAATCTCTACGACCGCTGGCTGGCCTACTACCGCTGGAACTGGCTCTGCGAGATGCGGCGGCTCTTTGAAGGCGGGAGGAGCGAGACGGTCGACCGGGTGAAGGCGAATGCCGTGCTGAAGGTGCCGGTGTCGATGACTCCGCGACGACGCGGGCTGATCCGTCTGAACGATTTGCGGATTCTCCTGCCCGACCCGCTCGGGCTCTTCCAGCGTTGCCGCAAGGTGCCAGCGCCGGCGTCGAGTCTGGCAGTGCTGCCCAAGCGCTATCCGCTGCCGCGCTTCGAGCTTCCGGGGAGTGCGCGCTTCCAGCCGGGCGGCGAGGCGACCGCCCGCCATGCCGGAGCCACCGGCGAGTTCACCGGCTTGCGCGACTATCAGCCGGGCGATCCGCTGCGTCTGATCCATTGGGCGACCTGGGCCCGCACGGGGAAGCCGGTGGTGAAGGAACTGGAGGACACCTTTTTTCCGCGTCACGGGCTGATCCTCGATACCTTCCCGGCGGTCGGGGATGATACGCTCTTTGAGGAAGCGGTCTCGGTGGCCGCGTCCTTCGTGGTGGCGGTGGATGCGCGCGAATCGCTGATCGACCTGATGTTCATCGCCGGGCATGAGCGGGTGGTGACGGCGGGGCAGGGGATCGCGCGGGCGGAGACCTTGCTGGAGGTGCTTGCCGGGGTGGAGAGTTCCCCGCGCGAAGACTTCGATTCGCTGGCCAAGCTGGTGCAGCGTCATGCGGACGACCTCGCCGGATGCCTCTGTGTTTTTTCCGGCTGGTCGCCCAACCGCGCCCGCCTGCTCCAGCGTCTGAACCGCGCCGGTATCGAAACCTCCGCCGTGATCCTCTGCCGTGACAAGCCGGGGGCGATTCCGCGCTGTCACTTTGTCCGCACGGGGGATCTCGCCAATGAATTGATGAAGCTTCCTCGCCAGCTTTGA
- a CDS encoding sulfatase family protein, whose amino-acid sequence MLSKLLSLLLLSACCLGTSPAAERPNILWIVSEDTSAFWLGCYGNGEARTPRLDRLASEGSRFTHAYSNAAVCAVARSTLLNGIYAPSQGTQHMRSRHPIPAEFRPYVFYLRGQGYYCTNAAKTDYNFKGKDAAIWDESSNKAHYRNRKEGQPFFAIFNLGMTHESSLFRQKKEPVTRLKPAEVFVPPYLPDLPEVRSDIARYHERVTQLDDRVGEILDELENAGLAEDTIVFYFSDHGGAIPRGKRYLEDSGVRVPLLVRVPGKWRKLSPFKEAEPVSEPVSFVDFAPTLLSLAGLEKAPQMQGRAFLGEHRKALEKGAGVFLFADRFDELYGMRRGWTEGRWKYIRRFMPQQPAAPYSNYSFGQPAWQAWREAYRKGSLKPEHARLWESPQPVEELFDTEADPWEVKNLAADPDHAARLTGMREALKQTMIAVRDTGIVPEPMFAALGREQGIVPYVRAESFDYGKNVDLAFRAGEGKDLERFNAGLGSKDPVERYWSLLGLRIAKVAGKAESRLEDEHSANRVLAAEILWVTGKQEQAKAALAKELTREIDDYSLLNLVNVLERLQIVDGLPPGAIEGLRKRAIADENSSGYVRRFLKRFEQGAPD is encoded by the coding sequence ATGCTCTCCAAGCTCCTGAGCCTGCTTCTCCTTTCCGCCTGCTGTCTCGGTACATCGCCCGCGGCGGAACGACCGAACATCCTCTGGATCGTCAGCGAGGACACTTCGGCGTTCTGGCTTGGCTGCTATGGAAATGGCGAGGCGAGGACGCCACGGTTGGATAGGCTTGCATCGGAGGGTAGTCGCTTCACGCATGCGTATTCGAATGCCGCGGTGTGCGCGGTGGCGAGATCCACGCTGCTCAATGGCATCTACGCGCCGAGCCAGGGGACGCAGCACATGCGCAGCCGCCATCCCATTCCCGCGGAGTTCAGGCCCTACGTCTTCTACTTGCGCGGGCAGGGCTACTACTGCACGAACGCGGCGAAGACGGACTACAACTTCAAGGGCAAGGACGCGGCGATCTGGGACGAGAGTTCTAACAAGGCGCACTACCGCAATCGCAAGGAAGGTCAGCCCTTCTTCGCGATCTTCAATCTGGGGATGACCCATGAGAGCTCGCTCTTCCGGCAGAAGAAGGAGCCGGTGACGAGGTTGAAACCCGCCGAGGTCTTCGTGCCGCCCTATCTGCCGGACCTTCCCGAGGTGCGGTCGGATATCGCGCGCTATCATGAGCGCGTGACACAGCTCGATGACCGTGTCGGCGAGATTCTGGATGAGTTGGAGAATGCAGGTCTCGCGGAGGACACCATCGTGTTCTACTTCTCCGACCATGGTGGCGCGATTCCTCGCGGGAAGCGCTATCTGGAGGATAGCGGCGTGCGCGTTCCATTGTTGGTTAGAGTTCCCGGGAAATGGCGGAAGCTCAGTCCTTTCAAGGAGGCCGAGCCGGTGTCGGAACCGGTGTCCTTCGTGGACTTCGCGCCGACGCTGCTTTCGCTTGCGGGCCTTGAGAAGGCACCGCAGATGCAGGGGCGGGCTTTCCTCGGTGAACACCGGAAAGCACTGGAGAAAGGTGCCGGTGTCTTCCTCTTCGCGGATCGCTTCGATGAACTGTACGGCATGCGCCGTGGCTGGACGGAGGGGAGGTGGAAGTACATCCGCCGTTTCATGCCGCAGCAGCCCGCGGCGCCCTATAGCAATTACTCCTTCGGGCAACCCGCGTGGCAGGCATGGCGGGAGGCTTACCGGAAGGGTTCCTTGAAGCCGGAGCATGCGCGTCTCTGGGAGTCGCCGCAGCCGGTCGAGGAACTCTTCGACACCGAAGCGGATCCTTGGGAGGTGAAGAATCTGGCGGCTGATCCGGATCACGCGGCGCGTTTGACCGGGATGAGGGAAGCGCTGAAGCAGACGATGATCGCCGTGCGCGATACCGGCATCGTACCCGAGCCGATGTTTGCGGCGCTGGGGCGAGAGCAGGGGATCGTGCCCTATGTCCGGGCCGAATCCTTCGACTACGGCAAGAACGTGGATCTGGCCTTCCGTGCCGGGGAGGGGAAGGACTTGGAGCGCTTCAACGCCGGCTTGGGTTCGAAGGATCCGGTAGAGCGTTATTGGAGTTTGCTGGGCTTGCGCATCGCCAAGGTGGCCGGGAAGGCGGAGAGCCGTCTGGAGGACGAGCATTCGGCGAACCGTGTCCTGGCGGCGGAGATCCTGTGGGTGACCGGCAAGCAGGAGCAGGCGAAGGCCGCGCTGGCGAAGGAGCTGACGCGAGAGATCGATGACTATTCGTTACTCAATCTCGTGAATGTCCTCGAGCGATTGCAGATCGTGGACGGGCTACCGCCCGGAGCGATCGAGGGTCTGCGCAAGCGAGCGATCGCCGACGAGAATTCATCCGGCTACGTGCGGCGTTTCCTCAAGCGTTTCGAGCAGGGCGCGCCGGATTGA
- the carB gene encoding carbamoyl-phosphate synthase large subunit — translation MPKDTSIQKILVIGSGPIVIGQGCEFDYSGVQACKALREEGYEVVLVNSNPATIMTDPEFAHRTYIEPITPEVVEKIIAREKPDALLPTLGGQTALNTSMSLFKAGTLDKYKVKMIGANADAIDKGEDRQRFKDAMLKIGLDVPQSGTAHTMEEGRVVAEQIAAYTGKNFPLIIRPAFTLGGQGGGIAYNREEFEEIVFRGLDLSPVSEVLIEESLLGWKEYEMEVMRDRADNCVVICSIENIDPMGVHTGDSITVAPIQTLTDREYQIMRDASFAVIREIGVETGGSNIQFAIDPVSGRMIVIEMNPRVSRSSALASKATGFPIAKIAAKLAVGYTLGELPNDITRETPASFEPTIDYVVTKVPRFTFEKFPTANQVLTTSMKSVGEAMSIGRTFKESMQKALRSLETGRWGFGFDKKDMHGASRDEIERKLAVPNAERIFWLQTAFVTGWTIDEVFEATAIDPWFLHHLKEIADEGRNLATLDLKDAKRLGFSDRQIAMARAHAPAIHDASIHGEKDQPAGAPPRAEPEGAVVDVPTEDTIRAERKARGIVPTYRLVDTCAAEFEAYTPYFYSTYGDENEARESDKKKIIILGGGPNRIGQGIEFDYCCVHAAFALKELGYETIMVNSNPETVSTDYDTSDKLFFEPLTLEDVLNICDQEKPDGVIVQFGGQTPLNLAADLKRHGVPIIGTSPESIELAEDRKHFSALLDKIGLKQAEAGTAVSEDEAAAIANRIGYPVLVRPSFVLGGRAMMIVYEEPELRRYMREAVDVSPDRPVLVDRFLEGATEVDVDCISDGSMAVVGAIMQHIEQAGIHSGDSACVIPAYSLSEPIKGEITRAAKELARELQVKGLMNIQFAVKDEQLYVIEVNPRASRTVPFVSKATGVPLAKYAAQIMVGKTLPELGFTETVIPPHFSVKEAVFPWNRFPGIDIVLGPEMRSTGEVMGIDPDWGMAYAKSQTSAFNPLPTSGNVFLSVSDRDKPEAMGIARELVDLGFQVYATGGTCDRLQAENIPCHRLYKLNEGRRPHVIDMMKNREISFIINTPSGHAAREDEVKIRSGAVANKVSHCTNLAAAVASVKAIRSLKEKELTVKSIQEYHA, via the coding sequence ATGCCTAAAGATACCTCGATTCAAAAGATTCTCGTCATCGGTTCCGGTCCCATCGTCATCGGCCAAGGTTGCGAGTTCGACTATTCCGGGGTCCAAGCCTGCAAGGCGCTGCGCGAGGAAGGCTACGAGGTCGTGCTGGTGAACTCGAATCCGGCCACGATCATGACCGATCCGGAGTTCGCCCACCGGACCTACATCGAGCCGATCACGCCGGAAGTCGTCGAAAAGATCATCGCCCGGGAGAAGCCGGATGCCCTGCTGCCGACCCTCGGCGGCCAGACGGCGCTGAATACCTCGATGTCGCTCTTCAAGGCCGGCACCCTGGACAAGTACAAGGTGAAGATGATCGGCGCGAATGCCGACGCCATCGACAAGGGCGAGGACCGCCAGCGCTTCAAGGACGCGATGCTGAAGATCGGCCTGGATGTGCCGCAATCCGGCACCGCCCACACGATGGAAGAAGGCCGCGTGGTGGCCGAGCAGATCGCTGCCTACACGGGTAAGAATTTCCCGCTGATCATCCGCCCCGCCTTCACCCTCGGCGGCCAAGGTGGTGGCATCGCCTACAACCGCGAAGAGTTCGAGGAGATCGTCTTCCGCGGCCTCGACCTTTCCCCGGTTTCGGAGGTGCTCATCGAAGAGTCGCTCCTCGGCTGGAAGGAATACGAGATGGAGGTCATGCGCGACCGCGCCGACAACTGCGTGGTCATCTGTTCGATCGAGAACATCGACCCGATGGGCGTGCACACCGGTGACTCGATCACCGTCGCCCCGATCCAGACCCTCACCGACCGCGAGTACCAGATCATGCGCGATGCTTCCTTCGCCGTGATCCGTGAGATCGGCGTGGAAACGGGTGGCTCGAACATCCAGTTTGCCATCGATCCTGTCTCCGGCCGCATGATCGTCATCGAGATGAATCCGCGCGTGTCGCGTTCCTCGGCGCTGGCCTCAAAGGCCACCGGCTTCCCGATCGCCAAGATCGCCGCGAAGCTTGCCGTGGGCTACACGCTGGGTGAGCTGCCGAACGACATCACCCGCGAGACTCCGGCCTCCTTCGAGCCGACCATCGACTACGTGGTGACGAAGGTCCCGCGCTTCACTTTCGAGAAGTTCCCGACGGCCAATCAGGTCCTCACCACTTCGATGAAGTCGGTGGGCGAGGCCATGTCGATCGGCCGCACCTTCAAGGAATCGATGCAGAAGGCGCTCCGCTCGCTGGAGACCGGGCGCTGGGGCTTCGGCTTCGACAAGAAGGACATGCACGGTGCCTCGCGCGATGAGATCGAGCGCAAGCTCGCCGTGCCGAATGCCGAGCGCATCTTCTGGCTCCAGACCGCCTTCGTGACCGGCTGGACCATCGATGAGGTTTTCGAGGCGACCGCCATCGATCCCTGGTTCCTCCATCACCTCAAGGAGATCGCCGATGAGGGCAGGAACCTCGCGACGCTGGATCTCAAGGACGCGAAGCGCCTCGGCTTTTCCGACCGCCAGATCGCGATGGCCCGCGCGCATGCGCCCGCCATCCATGACGCCTCCATCCACGGCGAAAAGGATCAACCCGCTGGCGCACCGCCACGCGCCGAGCCCGAGGGCGCTGTCGTGGATGTGCCGACCGAGGACACCATCCGCGCCGAGCGGAAGGCCCGCGGCATCGTCCCGACCTACCGCCTCGTCGATACCTGCGCTGCGGAGTTCGAGGCCTACACGCCTTACTTCTACTCCACCTACGGGGACGAGAATGAAGCCCGCGAGTCGGACAAGAAGAAGATCATCATCCTCGGCGGTGGCCCGAACCGCATCGGCCAGGGCATCGAGTTCGACTACTGCTGCGTCCACGCCGCCTTTGCCCTGAAGGAGCTCGGCTACGAGACCATCATGGTGAACTCGAACCCGGAGACGGTTTCGACCGACTACGACACCTCGGACAAGCTCTTCTTCGAGCCGCTGACCTTGGAAGACGTTCTCAACATCTGCGACCAGGAGAAGCCGGATGGCGTGATCGTGCAGTTCGGCGGCCAGACCCCGCTGAATCTCGCCGCGGATCTCAAGCGCCACGGTGTGCCGATCATCGGCACCTCCCCGGAAAGCATCGAGCTGGCCGAAGACCGCAAGCACTTCTCCGCGCTGCTGGACAAGATCGGCCTGAAGCAAGCCGAGGCCGGCACCGCCGTCTCGGAAGACGAGGCCGCCGCCATCGCGAACCGTATCGGCTATCCGGTGCTGGTGCGTCCCTCCTTCGTCCTTGGCGGTCGCGCCATGATGATCGTTTACGAGGAGCCCGAGCTGCGCCGCTACATGCGCGAGGCCGTGGACGTGTCTCCGGACCGCCCGGTGCTCGTCGACCGCTTCCTGGAAGGCGCCACCGAAGTGGACGTGGATTGCATCTCGGATGGCTCCATGGCTGTCGTCGGTGCCATCATGCAGCACATCGAACAGGCCGGCATTCACTCCGGTGACTCGGCCTGCGTCATCCCCGCCTACTCGCTCTCGGAGCCGATCAAGGGCGAAATCACCCGCGCCGCGAAGGAACTCGCCCGCGAGCTGCAGGTGAAGGGCCTGATGAACATCCAGTTCGCCGTGAAGGACGAACAGCTTTACGTCATCGAGGTGAACCCGCGTGCTTCCCGCACCGTGCCCTTCGTCTCGAAGGCGACGGGCGTGCCGCTCGCGAAGTACGCCGCGCAGATCATGGTCGGCAAGACCCTGCCGGAGCTCGGCTTCACCGAGACTGTCATCCCGCCGCACTTCTCGGTGAAGGAAGCCGTCTTCCCATGGAACCGCTTCCCTGGCATCGACATCGTTCTCGGTCCGGAAATGCGCTCCACCGGCGAGGTCATGGGCATCGATCCGGATTGGGGCATGGCCTACGCGAAGAGCCAGACCAGCGCCTTCAACCCGCTGCCGACCTCCGGGAATGTCTTTCTCTCCGTCTCCGACCGCGACAAGCCGGAGGCCATGGGCATCGCCCGCGAGCTGGTGGACCTCGGCTTCCAGGTTTACGCCACCGGCGGCACCTGTGACCGCCTCCAGGCGGAGAACATTCCCTGCCACCGCCTCTACAAGCTGAACGAAGGCCGCCGCCCGCACGTCATCGACATGATGAAGAACCGGGAGATCAGCTTCATCATCAACACTCCGAGCGGCCACGCCGCCCGCGAGGACGAGGTGAAGATCCGCTCCGGCGCGGTCGCGAACAAGGTCAGCCACTGCACCAACCTGGCCGCCGCCGTGGCCTCCGTGAAAGCCATCCGCTCGCTGAAGGAGAAGGAACTCACGGTGAAGTCGATCCAAGAGTATCACGCCTGA
- a CDS encoding thioredoxin family protein: protein MRTPLLLLPLLALASCDQAKDLVSKAKQIKPQTAASAVSPGAADVRDITEGQFDEIIKTPGKLVIVDYHADWCGPCKMLSPVLKEVAGEYSGRTLVAKINVDHAKSLAQKEGVGGIPDVRFYRDGKRVDQFVGYIDAGQVREKFAKHAPASAPAGGADSPEGTPTPAEPAIQPMKKDWMPPGMEKKGT from the coding sequence ATGCGCACCCCCTTGCTGCTACTGCCCCTGCTTGCCTTGGCCTCGTGCGATCAGGCCAAAGACCTCGTGTCGAAGGCCAAGCAGATCAAACCCCAGACCGCCGCCTCCGCCGTTTCGCCGGGGGCTGCCGATGTGCGGGACATCACCGAGGGCCAATTCGATGAGATCATCAAGACCCCGGGGAAACTAGTCATCGTGGACTACCACGCCGACTGGTGCGGCCCCTGCAAGATGCTGAGCCCCGTGCTCAAGGAGGTCGCCGGGGAGTATTCAGGCCGGACCCTTGTTGCCAAAATCAACGTGGATCACGCCAAGTCGCTCGCTCAAAAAGAAGGAGTTGGGGGTATTCCCGATGTCCGTTTCTACCGCGATGGCAAGCGGGTCGACCAATTCGTCGGCTACATCGATGCCGGGCAGGTCCGGGAGAAATTCGCCAAGCATGCGCCGGCGAGTGCGCCTGCAGGTGGCGCCGACAGCCCCGAGGGGACGCCGACCCCTGCCGAGCCCGCGATTCAGCCGATGAAAAAGGATTGGATGCCGCCCGGGATGGAGAAAAAGGGGACCTGA
- a CDS encoding S49 family peptidase: MYRALIPVLLAGSLFAEDEKKTVAIYDLEGVLSESGRPEASLFGSLGMESNRPLTLFDLTRSLEKAAADPNVSAVVLDADDAGLGLAQIEEIHRRLGAIRKAGKDVWLYSDSLSNATALLGSAANHFTLMPEGDVSFSGLYAESMYYKGLLDKAGIVADVIHIGDFKSFGEEYYRTGPSDFAKQQQEELIGGIFDQIVGKVAEGRKVPVEKVKELVDLGTFSPQQAKEAGLVDDLKHRTDFSAAVREAYKDADFDHEYSLPDLDGPEITGMFDVFKLMFQADKSKAGKSDYVAVVSLDSDISNETIAPVRAEILKLIKDENAKALVFRVDSPGGSALASEVLWEATDEWKATKRPFIVSMGGVAASGGYYVSAGADRIFAEEGTITGSIGVVGMKLVLGGAMEKVGITTHATQRGARAGAMSMSKPYNEEETKMVRDSMLGVYGTFKKRIEGGRGPRLKGDLEGMAGGRVYTGKRAFELGLVDELGGLGEAIAYAAEKAGVDANSAKLSPEPKSALEGLFAKPEKPSDDEIVRMGVRTSPVQEAVMASLGEAKLSTLPKPVREAVKNVLDRIDSCSDSAIQLIGPEISIPMK; the protein is encoded by the coding sequence ATGTATCGCGCCCTGATCCCCGTGCTGCTAGCGGGCAGCCTCTTCGCAGAAGACGAGAAGAAGACCGTCGCCATCTATGATCTGGAGGGAGTGCTCTCGGAGTCGGGGCGTCCCGAGGCCTCGCTCTTCGGCAGCCTGGGGATGGAATCAAACCGGCCCCTGACCCTCTTCGACCTGACCCGCAGCCTGGAGAAAGCCGCCGCTGACCCGAACGTGTCCGCCGTGGTGCTCGATGCGGATGATGCCGGGCTGGGGCTCGCGCAGATCGAGGAGATCCACCGCCGGCTCGGCGCGATCCGCAAGGCGGGCAAGGATGTCTGGCTCTACAGCGACTCGCTCAGCAATGCCACCGCCCTGCTCGGCTCGGCTGCGAATCACTTCACGCTGATGCCCGAGGGCGACGTGTCCTTCAGCGGCCTTTACGCGGAGTCGATGTATTACAAGGGCCTGCTCGACAAGGCGGGCATCGTGGCGGACGTAATCCACATCGGCGACTTCAAGAGTTTCGGCGAGGAATACTACCGCACCGGCCCGAGCGACTTCGCGAAGCAGCAGCAGGAGGAACTCATCGGCGGGATTTTCGACCAGATCGTCGGCAAGGTGGCGGAAGGCCGCAAGGTGCCGGTAGAGAAGGTAAAGGAATTGGTCGACCTCGGCACCTTCAGCCCCCAGCAGGCGAAGGAGGCCGGGCTGGTGGATGACTTGAAGCACCGCACCGACTTCTCCGCCGCCGTGCGCGAGGCCTACAAGGACGCGGACTTCGATCACGAATACTCCCTGCCGGACCTCGATGGGCCGGAAATCACCGGAATGTTCGACGTCTTCAAGCTGATGTTCCAGGCCGACAAGTCGAAGGCCGGGAAGAGCGATTACGTCGCGGTGGTCTCGCTCGATAGCGACATCTCCAATGAGACGATCGCGCCGGTCCGCGCGGAGATCCTCAAGCTGATCAAGGATGAGAACGCGAAGGCGCTCGTCTTCCGCGTCGATTCCCCCGGCGGCTCCGCCCTTGCCAGCGAGGTGCTCTGGGAGGCCACCGACGAGTGGAAGGCCACCAAACGTCCCTTCATCGTCTCCATGGGCGGGGTCGCTGCCAGCGGTGGCTATTACGTCTCCGCCGGTGCCGACCGCATCTTCGCGGAGGAAGGCACGATCACCGGATCGATCGGCGTGGTCGGCATGAAGCTGGTCCTCGGCGGTGCCATGGAAAAGGTCGGCATCACCACCCATGCCACCCAGCGCGGTGCTCGTGCCGGGGCCATGTCGATGAGCAAGCCTTACAACGAGGAAGAGACCAAGATGGTCCGCGACTCGATGCTCGGCGTTTACGGGACTTTCAAGAAGCGGATCGAGGGTGGCCGTGGGCCGCGCCTGAAGGGCGATCTGGAAGGCATGGCCGGCGGCCGGGTCTACACCGGCAAGCGCGCGTTTGAACTGGGCCTCGTCGATGAACTCGGCGGCCTCGGCGAAGCCATCGCCTACGCTGCCGAGAAAGCGGGCGTGGATGCGAACTCCGCGAAGCTCTCGCCCGAACCGAAGAGCGCCCTCGAAGGCCTCTTCGCCAAGCCCGAGAAACCCTCCGACGATGAGATCGTCCGCATGGGCGTCCGCACCTCGCCGGTGCAGGAAGCCGTGATGGCCAGCCTCGGTGAAGCCAAGCTCTCCACCCTGCCCAAGCCTGTGCGCGAAGCGGTGAAGAACGTCCTGGATCGCATCGACTCCTGCTCCGATTCTGCCATCCAGCTCATCGGCCCCGAGATCTCGATCCCGATGAAGTAA